Genomic segment of Candidatus Equadaptatus faecalis:
CTCTGTTCATCCGTGAGGAAATAGAATTTCTGGCGTTTCATTTCAGCCTGTACCGCGTCAACCATATCGTCGTCGCAGATGACTGACTGTTCTGAAGCGCAGATTGTACCGTTGTCAAACGTCTTTGAATCAACAATGCGTTTGACCGCGAGAGGGATATCAGCCGTGCGTTCGATGTAGGACGGACCGTTTCCGGGGCCGACACCGATTGCCGGGGTACCTGACGAATAAGCCGCGCGAACCATCGCAGAACCGCCCGTTGCAAGAATCATTGCCGTGTCGGGATGGCTCATGAGGATATTCGTTGCCTGACGCGTCGGTATTGAAATCGTTGAAACGAGGTTTTCGTTGCCGCCGGCTTCGGCGATTGCCTGACGGATAACCTTGACGGCTTCGTCAATGCAGTGCTGTGCGCTCGGGTGCGGCGAGAAAACTATCGCGTTTCCTGATTTGATTGAAATTTCTGCTTTGTAGAAGCAGGTTGACGTCGGGTTCGTTGACGGAACGATACCGGCGATAACTCCGAGAGGTACTGCGTAGCAGGTAAGACCGAGTTTTTCGTCGTGTCCGATTTCACCGATCGTCTTCATGTCCTTAATATAGTCCCAAACAAATTTGCTTGCGAATATATTTTTGATTGTTTTGTGTTCAGCTCTGCCAAAGCCTGTTTCTTCCTGTGCGAGAGCGCCGAGGCGTACTGCGTTTCTTACGCCGGCGTCTGCTATGGCTTTGACTATTCTGTCAACATATTCCTGGCTCTTTGTCGCCAGTTCCTGCTGTGCCGCTTTGGCTGCGCTCAGAAGAGTACGTACTTCCTGAACGGAGAGCAGGTCCTTGTCGTAAAGCTGCAAGACAATTCCTCCTGTCTTTTATTTGCAAATCACTCGGATTTGCACCGTGCGGACTGTGTGTCCGCAGCACAAACTTCGCTGCTCTTTTCAGGCTGTCTGCTTTTTACGGAAGTGCCTAACAACGGCAAATCCCTTTCAAGCATCTTGAATACCGACGGATCGGTATTTGCGATAACAGCCATCAAATCAGGACTACTGAAGAACTACAGGGTTGTCCGAGCAGTATTCGACAGCTGCCGCGAATGCTTCGCACGCGGCTTTGCAGGCTGACTGCGTTCCGGTCATAAGAGCGCCGCCGAAGTTTGTCTCTGAAGGAGGACCGTAGAGTACGCAAAGGCTGACTTCTGCCGCTTTAAGAGCAGCATCGATTCCGTAGATTGATTCGAGCGGTGCAGCGATAACGTATGCAAGAGCTTCGCCTTCTGCAATGCCCGCGCCTGCTGAGAGGTAGGAACCTGTACGTGAAATCGTGTACGCGTAGTATGAGTTGGAGTCGTCGTCGTTTGCTGAAACGAAGTGGCAGACGTTCTCAACCATGTTCACGCATGCTTTAAGTCCGGCTTTGCATTCCGCAGGGTTCGGTCCGGCGAGGATACCGATAATTTCACCTGCATATTTCTGCGTTGCGTTCGGTGCGCCCGCGTAGCAGCTTTTTGCATAGACGACTTTAACGTCTGCGGCTTTGGTGGCTTCGTCAAGAGCCGTGTAGGTAACATCATCGCAGTCCGACGTGATCAGTGCGAGTGATCTCTGATCAGGCGTAAGACCGAGTTCTTTTGCGAGTTCTGCATTAACGTTAGGGATGATTTTTGTTGCAAGCACTTTCGCCGGCAATGGATCTCTCTTCATAATGTAACCCCTCCTGAATTAGAGTTTAAGGTCTGTGCCGCTGGCTTTTGCATCCAGCATCTTTTTGATGATTTCAGCGATGTGGGCACCTGCTTCAACAGGCGGGGTGCCGGCGTCGTGAATGTTTGAAACAACCGTACGTCTTGACTCAGGCATACCGACCGTACCTTTGTAGGTGATGTATGCTGACATTGAGTTTGCCGTAATGAGTCCCGGGCGTTCTCCGATAAGCACGCAGGTAACGGTTGCACCGGTAAGTTCCGTAATCTGGTCCATAACGCCTACGCGTCCGTATTCGACGAAGAACGGCGTTCCGACTTCGATGCCGAAGCTCTGAAGTCCCTGGATGATTGCGGGCATTACGTCGGCGACGTTTGCCTTAACTGCGGCTGAGCTGAGTCCGTCTGAAACGTAAAGCTGAACCGTGGGGTTCTTTTTGCATTTCTCTCTGACAGCGGCGACACCTTCGTCGCTGAGCTGGCGGCCAAGATCAGGTCTCGTCAGATAGGTATCTTTGTCAGCGCATTTCGTCTGTACTGAGAAAAGATTCATCTGGTTGATAAAATCGTGGTCAACCGGTGAGAAAACCGCGTCCTGCGCTGCCGAGTGAGCTGCTCTGAATTCAAGCATCGGGAGCGTAAGATAGCGGGGGCCTGCTTTGCCTATGCCAAGACGCGCCGGCGAGTGGTTTTTAAGTTCCTGATAACCGACTTTGTCGACAGGGTTCTTGACAAGATACTGCGTGTGAAGGTCAATCTGAGTAACGTCAGGAATCATACCGGGGTCAACAGTTGTCTGCGCGGCTGATACTGACTGAACCGACGCGGGGGCAGAGGTCTGTCCGGCAGGCGCGTTCACGTTCATTTCTCCGAGTACCTGTTCAATGATTGCTTTAAGTTCGTTCTGGTCTATCATTGTCTTCGTCCCTCCCCGCTACTTTTTAAGAAAGACTGAGGCGTCGCCTGCGAGGTCAGTAAGATGTCCGTTCTCTGAGAAGCCCATCTTTTCCATCCACGCATCGAATTCCGCTGTCGGACGGAGACCGAACGTTTCACGGAGTGACTGTGCTTCATGGTAGCCGGTGCACTGGTACATAAGCATGCAGTCGTCGCCCTGCGGAACGCCCATAACGTAGTTGCAGCCTGCAGCCACGAGAAGCGTTGCGAGGTTTTCAATATCGTTCTGGTCTGCTTTCATGTGGTTCGTGTAGCATGCGTCGCAGCCCATCGGGATACCTGAAAGTTTGCCCATGAAATGGTCTTCGAGGCCGGCGCGCGTAACCTGTTTTGAGTCGTAGAGATATTCAGGTCCTATAAATCCGACAACCGTGTTGACGATAAACGGATGATAGTGTCTTCCGAAACCGTAGCAGCGGGCTTCCATCGTGACCTGGTCCCAGCCGTTGTGGGCTTCTGATGAAAGTTCCGAGCCCTGGCCGGTTTCAAAGTACATAACGTTGGGGCCTGTGCCTGTGCCTCTGTGAAGAAGCATGTCTTCGCCTTCCGTAAGCATTTCAGGCGTAAGTCCGAATGCTTCGTTGCCCTTCTGTGAACCTGCGATTGACTGGAACATAAGGCTCATCGGCGCGTTGAAACGCGCGACTGCTTCCGTCTGCGTTGTAACGTGGGCAAGAACGGAATACTGCGTCGGAATTTCCCATTTGTTGACGAATTCGTCAAACATTTTGAGAAGGCGCGCTACGCTTTCAACCGTGTCGTCAACAGGGTTGAGACCAAGGACTGCGTCGCCGCAGCCAAGGCTGAAGCCTTCCATAAGGGATGCCATGATACCCTTAGGATCGTCTGTCGTGTGGTTCGGCTGGAGACGTGACGAGAACGTTCCGGGCAGACCGATTGTCGTGTTGCAGTGGGCCGTTACACGGATTTTTGACGCTCCGTACACAAGGTCAAGGTTGCTCATCAGTTTGCAGACTGCCGCAACACATTCGCTCGTGAGACCCTTTGAGGCGCGTTTGATCATATCGCCTGTCGTGTGTTCGTCAAGCAACCACTCTCTGAACTCTGCAACCGTCATGTTCTTAAATTCGCTGAAGATTGTCTCGTTGATATCATCCTGAATGATACGCGTTACAGAGTCCTCTTCATACGGAACTGCCGGGGTATTACGAATTTCATTCATCGTAATATTTGAAAGAACGACCTTAGCGGCTACTCTTTCCTCGGCTGACGCCGCAGCGATTCCAGCAAGTTTGTCACCAGACTTTTCTTCGTTGGCTTTGGCCATTACTTCGCAAATATTCTTAAACTCGTAGTTATGACCAAACAACTGTGTCTTGAGTTTCATGCTGTCTTCTCACCTCTCTAAAAATTTTTTGATTAAGAGTTGAAAACCAACGTCTTAATCACGATGGGCAGGACGTGCCCACCAAAAACCGGTTCGCCAATATCAATGTAATCCCCGCTCCGTGTTCTGATTCCGTCAATACAAATTACGGCTTTCGAATGTTTGAGCAAAACGTTCAGCGCGTGGCCCAGCGCCTTGCCTATATCATTTTCAACCACCAGTATCAACGGGTACGGACTTGAAATCACCTCCTCGGCTCCTTTAGTTACAGCTTCTGCCAAATTCTGAAGCTCTGCAAACTTTCTGAATTTCCATCCTCCGAAAGAAACGGCTATCTGTTCCAGATTTCCGTCCGGCTTAAACAAAGCAATCTGCGACCGGATAGACTCCGTTATCTTTTCAAAACTCTCCTCATCCTGCTCCGCAATCTTAAGAACAGGAATATTCTTTATCGGAAGCTGCCCGTCGGCATAGGAAATTGTGCTGCCGCTGATTGAAGTCGTGTGGACACCGGCGCCGACAACCGTAGCGCGTATCGTCTCCAAAGGCTTCACTATTCTTACCTTCTTGAAATACGGACATTCCTTAATGGCGTCGGCAAGCAGAACGCCGATATCGCCGAACTTGAAAACGTCGTTTCCGATAGAATTCCTTGAATAATACGCTTCGGCAACCCCGCCTGAGAACGTCAGGCACTTAATCGGCGGAACGGAAGCAGGGAAGCCCTTGCCGTCGTTCGTGTAAATCCACTGCGGGGCAGGAGCTTCGCCGAGCCCGAGCCCCTCCGCGATAAGATTTGCCATAAGCGCGCAGACCTTGCGAAGCGAAATAACATCGGCGGTATCGCCAACGTTAATGTGAATACCGTTATCCTCTGCCAGTTTTTTAATCTTGGTGTAAATATAGGAAATCCTGCCGTTCTCTATCTTGATAAGACGGCCGCCCACGTCAAGACAGTTGACGCCCTTCAGCTGACCGAAATCGTAAATGGCGCAGTTCGTGGTGCCGCCGCCGATATCGGCATTGGCATAAACCGTGCGCTCTTCCTTTGACATAACGTCAATACCCGCGCCGCGCGCTGAAAGCACCGACTCCAAATCGGGACCCGCCGTGGCAACGACGAAATCCCCAGCCATC
This window contains:
- a CDS encoding acetaldehyde dehydrogenase (acetylating) produces the protein MQLYDKDLLSVQEVRTLLSAAKAAQQELATKSQEYVDRIVKAIADAGVRNAVRLGALAQEETGFGRAEHKTIKNIFASKFVWDYIKDMKTIGEIGHDEKLGLTCYAVPLGVIAGIVPSTNPTSTCFYKAEISIKSGNAIVFSPHPSAQHCIDEAVKVIRQAIAEAGGNENLVSTISIPTRQATNILMSHPDTAMILATGGSAMVRAAYSSGTPAIGVGPGNGPSYIERTADIPLAVKRIVDSKTFDNGTICASEQSVICDDDMVDAVQAEMKRQKFYFLTDEQRDKLSKFILRGNGTMNPQIVGKDPQTVANLAGITIPADTRVIVAVDQGIGRGHPYSNEKLSTILGFFHAENYVKVCEHCVDLLHYEGAGHTMSLHTKDNDIVKYFAARIPASRIVVNSPSTFGGIGASTGLMPALTLGCGAIGGSATSENVGPMQLLDRRYVAVGKMELEDIQAAVAQAQGCCAAPAPVSCGSAAGLGEADIDAIVKKILERLSA
- the eutL gene encoding ethanolamine utilization microcompartment protein EutL, yielding MKRDPLPAKVLATKIIPNVNAELAKELGLTPDQRSLALITSDCDDVTYTALDEATKAADVKVVYAKSCYAGAPNATQKYAGEIIGILAGPNPAECKAGLKACVNMVENVCHFVSANDDDSNSYYAYTISRTGSYLSAGAGIAEGEALAYVIAAPLESIYGIDAALKAAEVSLCVLYGPPSETNFGGALMTGTQSACKAACEAFAAAVEYCSDNPVVLQ
- the eutC gene encoding ethanolamine ammonia-lyase subunit EutC, whose product is MIDQNELKAIIEQVLGEMNVNAPAGQTSAPASVQSVSAAQTTVDPGMIPDVTQIDLHTQYLVKNPVDKVGYQELKNHSPARLGIGKAGPRYLTLPMLEFRAAHSAAQDAVFSPVDHDFINQMNLFSVQTKCADKDTYLTRPDLGRQLSDEGVAAVREKCKKNPTVQLYVSDGLSSAAVKANVADVMPAIIQGLQSFGIEVGTPFFVEYGRVGVMDQITELTGATVTCVLIGERPGLITANSMSAYITYKGTVGMPESRRTVVSNIHDAGTPPVEAGAHIAEIIKKMLDAKASGTDLKL
- a CDS encoding ethanolamine ammonia-lyase subunit EutB, coding for MKLKTQLFGHNYEFKNICEVMAKANEEKSGDKLAGIAAASAEERVAAKVVLSNITMNEIRNTPAVPYEEDSVTRIIQDDINETIFSEFKNMTVAEFREWLLDEHTTGDMIKRASKGLTSECVAAVCKLMSNLDLVYGASKIRVTAHCNTTIGLPGTFSSRLQPNHTTDDPKGIMASLMEGFSLGCGDAVLGLNPVDDTVESVARLLKMFDEFVNKWEIPTQYSVLAHVTTQTEAVARFNAPMSLMFQSIAGSQKGNEAFGLTPEMLTEGEDMLLHRGTGTGPNVMYFETGQGSELSSEAHNGWDQVTMEARCYGFGRHYHPFIVNTVVGFIGPEYLYDSKQVTRAGLEDHFMGKLSGIPMGCDACYTNHMKADQNDIENLATLLVAAGCNYVMGVPQGDDCMLMYQCTGYHEAQSLRETFGLRPTAEFDAWMEKMGFSENGHLTDLAGDASVFLKK
- the eutA gene encoding ethanolamine ammonia-lyase reactivating factor EutA, whose product is MKEIITSVGIDIGTSTTQLIFSKLTIENQSSEYVLPRIEIVDTEIIYRSKIYFTPLRSLTEIDAEAVKKIVRDEYAAARMQPDMVTSGAVIITGETARKANANEVLNALSEMAGDFVVATAGPDLESVLSARGAGIDVMSKEERTVYANADIGGGTTNCAIYDFGQLKGVNCLDVGGRLIKIENGRISYIYTKIKKLAEDNGIHINVGDTADVISLRKVCALMANLIAEGLGLGEAPAPQWIYTNDGKGFPASVPPIKCLTFSGGVAEAYYSRNSIGNDVFKFGDIGVLLADAIKECPYFKKVRIVKPLETIRATVVGAGVHTTSISGSTISYADGQLPIKNIPVLKIAEQDEESFEKITESIRSQIALFKPDGNLEQIAVSFGGWKFRKFAELQNLAEAVTKGAEEVISSPYPLILVVENDIGKALGHALNVLLKHSKAVICIDGIRTRSGDYIDIGEPVFGGHVLPIVIKTLVFNS